One window of Oscillibacter hominis genomic DNA carries:
- a CDS encoding PBSX family phage terminase large subunit, which produces MRIRRFSPKQRKVLTWWMKDNHHEAIICDGAVRSGKTLCMGISFVFWAMRCFDRRQFGLCGKSIVSLRRNVLSELLPYLRQLGFQCLEKRSENLILIRYGSRENRFYLFGGYDESSAALIQGITFAGVLLDEVALMPRSFVEQACARCSVSGSRLWFSCNPEGPQHWFYQEWILKSCERRALYLHFTMEDNPALSERIRARYRNSYSGIFYRRFVLGEWTAAQGLIYDFFEPESCCVTPPEGEMERYCISVDYGTANPTSCGFWGLRDNVWYRLREYYYNSRKEGRQKTDAEYVEAIRALADGRPLAAVLVDPSAASFIEALRREGFPVERAKNDVSDGIRVTADLLKRKRIVICNTCGDCIREMGLYTWDERLGHDAPKKENDHAMDDMRYFAMWVRKQEEGGFAATYVER; this is translated from the coding sequence ATGAGGATCAGACGGTTTTCCCCAAAGCAAAGAAAAGTCCTGACCTGGTGGATGAAGGACAATCATCACGAGGCGATCATCTGCGACGGGGCCGTACGAAGCGGCAAGACACTGTGCATGGGCATCTCGTTTGTCTTTTGGGCAATGCGCTGCTTTGACCGCAGGCAGTTTGGACTGTGCGGAAAGAGCATTGTCTCGCTGCGGCGCAATGTGCTCAGCGAACTGCTGCCTTATCTGAGGCAGCTTGGCTTTCAATGTCTGGAAAAGCGTTCGGAGAATTTGATTCTGATCCGGTATGGCAGCCGGGAGAACCGCTTCTATCTCTTTGGAGGCTACGATGAGTCCAGTGCCGCACTGATCCAGGGCATTACGTTTGCCGGAGTGTTGTTGGACGAGGTGGCGCTGATGCCCCGCTCCTTTGTGGAGCAGGCCTGCGCCCGGTGCTCCGTATCGGGAAGCAGGCTGTGGTTCAGCTGCAACCCCGAGGGGCCCCAGCACTGGTTTTACCAGGAGTGGATTTTAAAGAGCTGTGAACGCCGCGCCCTGTACCTCCACTTTACCATGGAGGACAATCCGGCCCTTTCCGAGCGAATCCGCGCCAGGTACCGAAATTCCTACAGCGGCATCTTTTACCGCAGGTTCGTCCTGGGGGAATGGACCGCCGCACAGGGCCTGATCTACGACTTTTTTGAGCCGGAATCCTGCTGCGTCACACCGCCGGAGGGGGAGATGGAGCGCTACTGCATTTCCGTGGACTACGGAACGGCCAACCCCACCTCCTGCGGTTTCTGGGGGCTTAGGGACAATGTGTGGTACAGGCTGCGGGAGTACTACTACAATTCCCGGAAGGAGGGGCGCCAGAAGACGGACGCCGAATATGTGGAAGCCATCCGCGCTCTGGCGGATGGACGGCCGCTGGCGGCGGTGCTGGTAGACCCCTCCGCCGCCAGCTTCATCGAGGCCCTTCGGCGGGAAGGGTTCCCTGTGGAGCGGGCCAAAAACGACGTGTCCGACGGAATCCGGGTGACGGCGGATCTTTTGAAGCGGAAGCGGATCGTGATCTGTAACACCTGCGGCGACTGCATCCGGGAGATGGGGCTTTACACCTGGGACGAGCGGTTGGGCCATGACGCGCCCAAGAAAGAAAACGACCACGCCATGGACGACATGCGCTACTTTGCCATGTGGGTGCGAAAGCAGGAGGAGGGTGGATTCGCCGCCACATACGTGGAGCGGTAG
- a CDS encoding terminase small subunit, translating to MKRIVKEMCAGGDRQKFCEAYLRTMDPERAAAKAGCRDGFSALSRKSVQEQLEKMREAASGQLKREDVLRRLAQLAFGRVNDAIRLALHEGTYDPDELDLSAVAEFKATDKGLEVKFVDRVRALEALYSLLGDGAGDGAVDFFQALEDAGNE from the coding sequence GTGAAGAGGATCGTGAAAGAGATGTGCGCCGGAGGGGACCGGCAGAAATTCTGCGAGGCATATCTGCGGACCATGGACCCGGAGCGGGCCGCGGCTAAGGCGGGCTGCCGGGACGGATTTTCCGCCCTGTCCCGAAAGAGCGTGCAGGAGCAGCTGGAAAAGATGCGGGAAGCGGCATCGGGACAGCTCAAGCGGGAAGATGTGCTGCGGCGTTTGGCGCAGCTGGCATTTGGACGGGTCAACGACGCCATTCGGCTGGCGCTCCATGAAGGAACATACGACCCCGATGAGCTGGACCTGTCTGCAGTGGCGGAATTCAAGGCAACGGACAAAGGCCTGGAGGTAAAGTTCGTGGATCGGGTACGGGCCCTTGAGGCGCTTTACTCCCTGTTGGGAGATGGAGCAGGGGACGGGGCCGTGGACTTTTTTCAGGCTCTTGAGGATGCCGGGAACGAATGA
- a CDS encoding sensor histidine kinase — translation MNTKKPQIFPFSWKDLLISVGILFCAVELCILLRMADTSDGFASPIFVLAVLLISRLTTGYLFGLISAILGVIGVNYIFTYPYWAFNFTISGYPLTFLTLLGVSLITCTMTTKIKQQDRLRAETEKEKMRANLLRSVSHDIRTPLTSIMGSTSAVLENPSLSKEEQKKLLEDARDEAQWLIRVVENLLSITRIGDAQAQITKEPEAAEEVLGEAVRKFRKRFPSVSIRVEAPEELLLVPMDAILIEQVLSNLLENAVFHGETTTCILLSVQSEGRYARFSVADNGCGIPPRELPTLFDGTLKRNETASGDGKRNMGLGLSVCMAIVRAHNGTMEAKNLDRGAEFSFRLPLFEEESL, via the coding sequence TTGAACACAAAAAAGCCGCAGATTTTCCCATTTTCCTGGAAAGACCTGCTGATCTCTGTGGGAATTCTCTTTTGTGCGGTGGAGCTATGTATCCTGCTGAGGATGGCGGATACCTCCGACGGCTTTGCCTCGCCGATTTTCGTGCTTGCCGTGCTGCTGATCTCCCGCCTGACCACAGGCTATCTCTTCGGGTTGATTTCTGCCATTCTGGGCGTCATCGGCGTCAATTATATCTTTACTTATCCCTATTGGGCGTTCAACTTCACCATCTCCGGCTACCCCCTGACCTTTCTCACGCTGCTTGGCGTCTCCCTGATTACCTGCACCATGACCACAAAGATCAAGCAGCAGGATCGGCTGAGGGCGGAGACGGAAAAGGAGAAGATGCGCGCCAACCTGCTCCGCTCCGTCTCCCACGACATCCGCACTCCCCTGACCTCCATCATGGGCTCCACTTCAGCTGTGCTGGAAAATCCAAGCCTCTCCAAAGAGGAGCAGAAAAAGTTGTTGGAGGATGCCCGGGACGAGGCCCAGTGGCTCATCCGGGTTGTGGAGAATCTATTGTCCATCACCCGGATCGGCGACGCCCAGGCCCAGATCACAAAGGAGCCGGAGGCGGCGGAAGAAGTGCTGGGCGAGGCCGTGCGGAAGTTCCGTAAGCGCTTCCCCTCGGTCTCTATACGGGTAGAGGCTCCGGAGGAACTGCTTCTGGTCCCCATGGATGCAATCCTCATTGAGCAGGTCCTGTCCAACCTGCTGGAAAACGCCGTATTCCACGGGGAGACCACCACTTGCATCCTGCTCTCCGTCCAGTCTGAGGGCCGCTATGCCCGATTTTCCGTGGCGGACAACGGCTGCGGAATTCCCCCAAGGGAGCTGCCCACCCTCTTTGACGGCACCCTCAAGCGTAATGAAACTGCATCCGGAGACGGCAAGCGCAACATGGGCCTGGGGCTCTCCGTCTGCATGGCTATCGTCCGGGCCCACAATGGCACCATGGAAGCCAAAAATTTAGATAGAGGCGCAGAATTTTCATTTCGTCTGCCCCTTTTTGAGGAGGAATCCCTATGA
- a CDS encoding response regulator yields MTIREKVLVVEDEKSISHFICTILNSNGYETMQARTGEEALSMISSHCPDLIILDLGLPDMDGLDVLSSLRSWSSLPVVVVSARSHEHDKVNALDLGADDYLTKPFGTDELLARVRTAIRHTRTSSGNDEIAQKGTYTVGDLTIDYNKHQVLVRGENAHLTLSEFRIVALLGKYAGKVLTYDFIIKELWGPRASGDNQILRVNMANIRRKVEKNPAEPEYLFTEVGVGYRLAEGD; encoded by the coding sequence ATGACCATTCGTGAAAAAGTCTTGGTGGTGGAGGATGAAAAGAGCATCTCCCACTTCATCTGCACCATTTTAAACTCCAACGGCTATGAAACCATGCAGGCCCGCACGGGGGAGGAGGCCCTCTCCATGATTTCCTCCCACTGCCCGGATCTGATCATCCTGGATTTGGGGCTGCCGGATATGGATGGCCTGGATGTCCTCAGCAGCCTGCGGAGCTGGTCCAGTCTCCCGGTGGTGGTGGTCTCCGCCCGCTCCCATGAACACGATAAGGTGAACGCCCTGGACTTGGGCGCCGATGATTATCTCACCAAACCCTTCGGCACCGATGAGCTGCTGGCCCGGGTGCGCACGGCCATCCGCCATACTCGCACCTCCTCCGGCAACGATGAGATTGCCCAGAAGGGCACCTACACAGTAGGGGACCTCACCATTGACTATAACAAGCACCAGGTGCTGGTCCGCGGGGAAAACGCCCATCTGACCCTCAGCGAGTTCCGCATTGTGGCGCTGTTAGGCAAGTATGCTGGTAAGGTGCTGACTTATGACTTTATCATCAAGGAACTGTGGGGCCCCCGGGCCAGCGGCGACAACCAGATTCTCCGGGTCAATATGGCCAACATCCGGCGAAAAGTGGAAAAGAACCCCGCCGAACCGGAATATCTCTTCACGGAGGTGGGTGTAGGGTACCGTTTGGCTGAAGGTGACTGA
- a CDS encoding ZIP family metal transporter, with the protein MGVIGSILTITAIAGVGGTGLGGAAATLFRRDSDRTVSLLMSFAAGVMTSVVCFDLLTDALDPANNAGVSNVLAVVLGVLIGYGVIGLLNGWIEGKGEQKRRVMLVNLRGARKKEQSSDREHSRRQLFIAGVVMAAAIALHNMPEGMVIGASFARSGEEASRGGILMAIVIGLHNIPEGVAVAVPLIAGGMGAARAVGITALSGLPTVIGALIGFYLGSMGPMALTLSLSFASGAMLYVVFGELLPEATEMWRSKAPAFAATAGMMVGLIIVYA; encoded by the coding sequence TGGGCGGCGCGGCGGCCACCTTGTTTCGGCGGGACTCGGACAGGACGGTGAGCCTGCTCATGTCCTTTGCGGCCGGTGTAATGACCAGCGTGGTCTGCTTTGACCTGCTGACAGACGCGCTGGACCCGGCGAACAATGCGGGGGTCTCCAATGTGCTGGCGGTGGTGCTTGGCGTATTGATAGGGTATGGCGTCATCGGGCTGCTCAACGGCTGGATAGAGGGAAAAGGCGAGCAAAAGCGCAGGGTCATGCTGGTAAACCTGCGGGGCGCAAGGAAGAAGGAGCAGTCATCAGACCGGGAGCATTCCCGCAGGCAGCTCTTTATAGCGGGTGTGGTCATGGCGGCGGCCATTGCGCTCCACAATATGCCGGAGGGCATGGTGATCGGAGCATCTTTCGCCCGCTCGGGGGAAGAGGCGTCCCGGGGCGGTATCCTGATGGCAATTGTCATTGGCCTGCACAACATTCCGGAGGGGGTGGCGGTGGCGGTTCCGCTGATTGCCGGAGGGATGGGTGCCGCGAGGGCGGTGGGCATTACGGCTCTGTCCGGGCTCCCAACGGTCATAGGCGCGCTGATTGGGTTCTACCTTGGTTCCATGGGCCCGATGGCGCTGACACTGTCGCTGAGCTTTGCCAGCGGCGCCATGCTCTATGTGGTGTTCGGGGAGCTTTTGCCGGAGGCAACGGAGATGTGGAGGTCCAAGGCTCCGGCCTTCGCCGCCACGGCCGGGATGATGGTGGGCCTGATCATCGTTTACGCGTGA